The Candida dubliniensis CD36 chromosome 5, complete sequence genome has a window encoding:
- a CDS encoding RNA helicase, putative (Similar to S. cerevisiae SLH1;~In S. cerevisiae: involved in translation inhibition of non-poly(A) mRNAs; required for repressing propagation of dsRNA viruses) produces MASYTVSSTKSYMQAMQPMIDALNRINTGNKQQKIPNIDNENAKISPIDKILDKFANVTIDSLNHIGNKNINNDVVIHEIEDACNNISKQRGLEESEIYTLVKSLLLQSPTDEELQSSLFDILGFDEFDLISKIIQNKQSFSTRESSALMSPEERAQQVIDNHQRTKNQSLLPKSTHQKYPNVFKNPDVGNIISITGKKFSLPQGTTRDSYATHEELVIPYPENKPNKWISEKNLVKISDLDFLCQGTFKSYKNLNKMQSLVYPVAYNTNENMLVCAPTGAGKTDVALLTILHTINQFVTETVTDDGNVSVDIDYDEFKIVYVAPLKALAAEIVEKYSKKLKWLGINVRELTGDMQLTRQEIINTQIIVTTPEKWDVVTRKSTGDSELVAKVKLLIIDEVHLLHEDRGSVIETLVARTLRQVESTQSMIRVVGLSATLPNFMDVADFLGVNRNVGMFYFDQSFRPVPLQQQILGVRGKAGSKLARENIDKVSYEKLADYINQGLQVMVFVHSRKDTVNTARTFIRMAVEYGESDIFNCSEADSYEKFKREASNKNRSKELKELFVHGFGVHHAGMLRSDRNLTEKMFESGAIKVLCCTATLAWGVNLPAAVVIVKGTQVYDSKAGGFVDLGISDVIQIFGRAGRPQYEKYGTGILCTTSDKLDHYVSLLTQQHPIESKFGDKLIDNLNAEISLGTVTNVEEAVQWLGYTYMMVRMKQNPFAYGIDWKELQEDPTLTNRRREMVFTCAKRLHHLQMIIFDENSEAFTPKDLGRIASDFYLLSNSVEIFNQMMNPLATEADILSMISMSSEFDSIKFREEESKELKQLVEEDAPCQVAGDIDSPQGKTNILLQAFVSQAHIKDSALISDSNYVAQNSARICRSLFLIAMNRRWGKLMKIMLSLCKSIDKRIWAFEHPMTQFELPQPVLRNIKAKNPSMLTLRDMEAGELGDLVHNFKMGSILYKLIGKFPFIDIESEIFPITTNVMRVHVDLQPDFVWDEKYHGNAQFFWLTVEESDRSEILHVEKFILHKKQLHSPHEMDFMIPLSDPLPTQVVVRVVSDSWIGSETVHAVSFQHLIRPSNETIKTDLLRLQPLPVTALHNPDVEKIYSSKFKYFNPMQTMVFHSLYNTNSSVFVGSPTGSGKTVVAELAIWHAFNEFPSSKVVYIAPMKALVRERVDDWRERICKNTSHRLVELTGDSLPTIQEVKEADIIITTPEKFDGISRNWQTRKFVQQVSLVIMDEIHLLASDRGPILEMIVSRMNYISSQTKKPIRLLGMSTAVSNAFDMAGWLGVKNGLFNFPQSVRPVPLQMYIDGFPENLAFCPLMKTMNKPAFMAIKQHSPNKPVLIFVASRRQTRLTALDLIHLCGMENNPRRFLKISDDELQDILENVKDDTLRLSLQFGMGLHHAGLVESDRQISHKLFEQGKIQILIATSTLAWGVNLPAHLVIIKGTQFFDAKIEAYRDMDLTDILQMMGRAGRPAYDTSGIAIVYTKESKKVFYKHFLNLGFPVESSLHKVLDNHIGAEISAGTITTRQEAMDFLTWTFLYRRAHNNPTYYGIEDISQYGISQYLAKLIDSTIENLVESKCVYTGGSDELHATPFLEISSYYYLSHLTIRNFVNTVTPDFEFRDCLRVLCQAAEYNELATRHGEELINMEMSQSMRYPAEDLNCEFIWDPHVKAYLLIQAFMSRVELPIADYAQDTISVLDQALRILQAYIDAAAELGYFKVVMSFIQLMQCIKQRYWYDDDPVSALPGLKLVNEGKTKHTLKYLGSMKTGQLFGLAKKLGVSGENIENQGNDYHEVNDEEAKKKFVKIASHLPTGNLEIKQQEQNLIKVVLIHDNYPLNNDFKVYCPHFPKPQRESWFIILHDEKELHLLKRASPRLSNKKGIIVCDLDIPDDLFGKELYLECVNDGLDIAYSEKISLL; encoded by the coding sequence ATGGCGTCTTACACagtatcatcaacaaaatcgTACATGCAGGCTATGCAGCCCATGATAGATGCCTTAAATAGAATAAATACtggaaacaaacaacaaaagatcCCAAACATAGACAATGAAAATGCCAAAATCAGTCCTATAGATAAAATTTTAGATAAATTTGCCAATGTGACCATAGATTCATTAAACCATATTGGAAAcaagaatataaataatgatgTTGTGATAcatgaaattgaagatgcgtgtaataatattagtaAACAACGTGGTCTTGAGGAACTGGAGATTTATACTTTAGTCAAATCATTGCTACTTCAAAGCCCCACCGATGAAGAACTTCAATCATCATTGTTTGATATATTAGggtttgatgaatttgatcttatttccaaaataatacaaaacaaGCAATCATTCTCCACTAGGGAATCTCTGGCATTAATGTCACCTGAAGAAAGAGCCCAACAAGTTATCGACAATCATCAACGAACCAAAAACCAATCGTTGTTGCCCAAATCAACTCATCAAAAATATCCTAATGTATTCAAAAACCCTGATGTTGGGAATATAATTTCCATAACTGGTAAGAAATTTTCATTGCCACAAGGGACTACCAGAGATTCATACGCCACTCACGAAGAATTAGTGATTCCTTACCCTGaaaacaaaccaaataAATGGATATCAGAAAAGAATTTGGTTAAAATTTCTGACTTGGATTTCTTATGTCAAGGCACATTTAAAAGCTATAAAAATCTTAACAAAATGCAAAGTTTGGTGTATCCAGTTGCTTATAACACCAATGAGAATATGTTAGTGTGTGCCCCTACTGGTGCCGGTAAAACTGATGTGGCCTTGTTAACAATATTGCATAccatcaatcaatttgtcACTGAAACTGTTACCGATGATGGGAATGTCTCTGTTGATATTGACTACGATGAGtttaaaattgtttatGTTGCTCCATTAAAGGCGTTAGCAGCAGAAATTGTGGAAAAATATAGCAAAAAACTCAAATGGTTAGGTATAAATGTTCGTGAATTGACTGGAGATATGCAATTGACAAGACAAGAAATAATCAACACACAAATCATAGTGACTACTCCAGAAAAATGGGATGTGGTGACAAGAAAACTGACGGGTGACTCTGAGTTGGTAGCTAAAgtcaaattattgattattgatgaagttCATTTATTGCATGAAGATAGAGGTTCCGTTATAGAGACATTAGTTGCTCGTACTTTGCGACAAGTTGAAAGTACACAACTGATGATTAGAGTTGTGGGGTTGTCTGCCACATTACCAAACTTTATGGACGTTGCTGATTTCCTTGGTGTCAATAGAAATGTTGGgatgttttattttgatcaaAGTTTTAGACCTGTCCCCTTGCAGCAACAGATTTTAGGTGTTCGAGGTAAGGCAGGTTCAAAGTTGGCTAGAGAAAACATAGACAAAGTATCATATGAAAAACTTGCTGATTATATCAACCAAGGACTTCAAGTGATGGTATTTGTGCATTCTCGGAAGGATACTGTAAACACAGCTAGAACTTTTATTCGAATGGCAGTAGAATATGGAGAACTGGATATTTTCAACTGTTCTGAAGCAGATTCATACGAGAAATTCAAACGAGAAGCctcaaataaaaatagaagcaaagaattaaaagaattgtttGTTCATGGGTTTGGTGTCCATCATGCTGGTATGTTGCGTAGCGACCGTAATTTGACAGAAAAAATGTTTGAAAGTGGGGCAATTAAAGTATTGTGTTGTACAGCCACACTTGCCTGGGGGGTTAATTTACCAGCAGCAGTTGTTATTGTCAAGGGAACGCAAGTTTATGACTCAAAAGCTGGTGGGTTTGTTGATTTGGGAATTTCTGATGTGATACAAATATTTGGTCGTGCCGGTAGACCGCAATATGAAAAGTATGGTACTGGTATTTTGTGTACTACAAGTGATAAGCTCGATCATTACGTTTCGTTACTTACTCAACAACACCCAATTGAATCTAAATTTGGAGACAAACtcattgataatttaaatgcGGAGATTTCATTGGGTACCGTGACAAATGTCGAAGAAGCTGTACAATGGCTTGGGTATACATATATGATGGTTCGAATGAAACAAAATCCATTTGCCTATGGAATTGATTGGAAGGAGTTACAAGAAGATCCCACATTGACAAACAGACGAAGAGAGATGGTGTTCACTTGTGCCAAAAGACTTCACCATTTACAAATGAttatatttgatgaaaacTCTGAGGCTTTCACCCCCAAGGATTTGGGGAGAATTGCATCTGATTTTTATTTACTCAGCAACTCCGTCGAAATATTCAATCAAATGATGAACCCCTTAGCAACTGAAGCAGatatattatcaatgatAAGTATGAGTAGTGAATTTGACAGCATAAAATTcagagaagaagaatctAAGGAATTGAAGCAATTGGTTGAAGAAGATGCACCATGTCAAGTTGCAGGAGATATTGACTCACCTCAAGgcaaaacaaatattttgCTTCAGGCATTTGTGTCACAAGCTCACATCAAGGATTCAGCATTAATATCAGACTCCAACTATGTAGCCCAAAATTCAGCAAGAATATGCCGGTCCTTATTTTTAATCGCTATGAATAGACGATGGGgtaaattgatgaaaataatgttaTCATTGTGCAAATCTATTGACAAAAGAATATGGGCATTTGAACATCCAATGACTCAATTTGAATTACCACAACCGGTGTTGCGCAATATAAAGGCCAAAAATCCATCTATGCTTACCCTTAGAGATATGGAAGCAGGTGAACTAGGAGATTTGGTgcataatttcaaaatggGGAGTATTTTGTACAAGCTTATTGGGAAGTTTCcttttattgatattgaatcGGAAATATTCCCCATTACAACTAATGTGATGCGAGTACATGTTGATTTGCAACCTGACTTTGTTTGGGATGAGAAATACCATGGCAATGcccaatttttttggttaaCGGTCGAAGAGTCAGATCGCTCTGAAATTTTGCATGTTGAGAAATTCATTTTACACAAGAAGCAACTACATAGTCCACATGAGATGGATTTTATGATTCCCTTATCGGATCCATTACCAACACAAGTCGTGGTTCGAGTGGTATCGGACCTGTGGATTGGCTCTGAAACAGTACATGCAGTCTCATTCCAACATTTGATAAGACCATCAAATGAAACCATTAAAACTGATTTGTTACGTTTGCAACCACTACCTGTCACAGCATTGCATAATCCAGACGTggaaaaaatatattcatccaagttcaaatatttcaacCCAATGCAAACAATGGTTTTCCATTCCTTATACAACACCAACTCAAGTGTGTTTGTTGGATCCCCCACGGGGTCAGGTAAAACAGTGGTTGCAGAATTAGCAATTTGGCATGCTTTCAATGAGTTTCCCCTGTCAAAAGTGGTTTATATTGCTCCTATGAAGGCATTGGTGCGCGAGAGAGTGGATGATTGGAGGGAACGTATATGCAAAAACACAAGTCATAGATTAGTAGAATTGACAGGTGATTCACTTCCAACAATTCAAGAAGTCAAAGAAGCAGatataattattactaCACCAGAAAAGTTTGATGGTATTTCTCGTAACTGGCAAACAAGAAAGTTTGTGCAACAAGTATCACTAGTAATTATGGACGAAATTCATTTGTTGGCAAGTGATCGTGGACCTATTTTAGAAATGATTGTTAGTCGTATGAATTACATTTCATCACAAACTAAAAAACCAATCAGATTGTTGGGTATGTCAACAGCAGTTTCAAATGCATTTGATATGGCCGGTTGGTTAGGTGTGAAGAATGgtcttttcaatttcccACAATCGGTTCGTCCTGTACCGTTGCAAATGTACATTGATGGGTTTCCTGAAAACCTTGCGTTTTGTCCATTGATGAAGACGATGAATAAACCAGCATTTATGGCCATCAAGCAACATTCTCCTAATAAGCCAGTGTTGATATTCGTAGCTTCACGTCGTCAAACGAGACTTACGGCGTTAGATCTCATACATTTATGTGGGATGGAAAACAATCCTCGaagatttttgaaaatttctgACGATGAATTGCAAGATATTTTAGAAAATGTTAAAGATGATACCTTGCGATTGTCTCTTCAGTTTGGTATGGGATTGCATCATGCTGGGTTGGTTGAATCTGACCGTCAGATATCCcataaattgtttgaaCAGGGGAAAATCCAGATATTGATTGCCACTTCTACTTTAGCTTGGGGTGTCAACTTACCAGCTCATTTAGTTATCATCAAGGGAACGCAATTCTTTGATGCTAAAATAGAAGCATACAGGGATATGGATTTAACCGACATTTTACAAATGATGGGGAGAGCAGGTCGTCCAGCTTATGACACTAGTGGTATTGCCATAGTCTATACAAAGGAATCGAAGAAAGTATTTTATAAacattttttgaatttgggATTTCCTGTTGAATCTTCCTTACACAAGGTGTTAGATAACCATATTGGTGCAGAAATCTCTGCTGGTACAATTACTACAAGACAAGAAGCAATGGATTTCTTAACTTGGACATTTCTTTATAGAAGGGCCCATAACAACCCCACTTATTATGGGATTGAAGACATTTCTCAATATGGTATTTCACAATATTTGgcaaaattgattgatctGACTATTGAGAATTTAGTGGAATCAAAATGTGTTTATACTGGTGGATCAGATGAGTTACATGCCACGCCATTCTTGGAAATATCAtcgtattattatttgtcgCATTTAACCATAAGAAACTTTGTTAATACTGTTACTcctgattttgaatttagaGACTGTTTACGAGTTCTTTGTCAAGCAGCGgaatataatgaattagCAACGAGACATGGAGAGGAGTTGATTAATATGGAAATGTCCCAATCAATGAGATACCCTGCAGAAGATTTGAATTGTGAGTTTATATGGGACCCACATGTGAAGGCCTATTTGTTAATCCAAGCATTTATGAGTCGTGTTGAATTGCCAATTGCCGATTATGCTCAAGATACGATTTCGGTATTGGATCAAGCCTTGCGTATTTTACAAGCCTATATTGATGCGGCAGCCGAGTTGGGTTATTTCAAGGTGGTTATGTcgtttattcaattgatgcAGTGTATTAAACAAAGGTACTGGTACGATGATGATCCGGTTTCAGCATTACCTGGATTGAAATTGGTTAATGAAGGTAAAACAAAGCATACATTGAAGTATTTAGGTTCAATGAAAACAGGACAGTTATTTGGATTAGCAAAGAAATTAGGTGTTAGTGGAGAGAATATTGAGAACCAAGGAAATGATTATCATGAGGTAAATGATGAGgaggcaaaaaaaaagtttgtTAAAATTGCATCACATTTGCCTACTGGGAATTTGgaaattaaacaacaagagcaaaatttgataaaagtTGTATTAATTCATGATAATTATCCATTGAACAACGACTTTAAAGTGTATTGTCCACATTTCCCTAAACCACAAAGAGAATCAtggtttattattttgcaTGACGAGAAAGAATTACATTTGCTAAAGAGAGCTTCACCTAGGTTGTCAAACAAGAAAGGAATTATAGTATGTGATCTTGATATTCCTGATGATTTGTTTGGAAAAGAACTTTATCTTGAATGTGTGAATGATGGGTTAGATATTGCTTATTCGGAAAAGATTTCTCTTCTTtga
- a CDS encoding alpha-glucoside transporter, putative (Similar to S. cerevisiae MAL31), producing the protein MTIEEYRPDQKNVSTPSIVSVDDKTTNASHISNAGQDNVDDYISKFLDMSNTAKAEDERDKTMPLKECIRTFPKACFWSVVLSTALIMEGYDTNLLASFYAYQGFAKKFGRYYEDLGEYQVPAKDQLGLSMCYQTGQLVGVYIGAHLVDIIGYRYTLIPALASSIGLIFIQFFAPNVSVLMVSYVLLGINWGSYQTVCVSYAMDIAPTTLRLYLTTYINCCWVFGQLISSGVVKAVSEMTDPHAYRIAFAIQWIWPIPIMTGIFFAPESPWFLARKGRLEEAKHSLERLLSQNKHIPDKSIVSQSMLTKIQMTIKEEDAVSAGSSIIECFKGTNFRRTRIAAFTWLIQNITGSSLMGYSTYFYQNAGVPVSMSFNFSIIQYCLGILGTIGSWFLSQKCGRFTIYFYGLCTMTLLLLLTGGMGTSDKKSLSMAVGSMLLVYTFVYDLTIGPMCYCIVGEMPSSKLRAKTVMLARNLFNIAGIIIAIVTPYMLNPTQWNWKAKSAFLWAGFAILSAIWVYFELPETKGRTLAELDKMFEDKVPARKFKYTTPNTFDAGEMMEKMGNTGLKSIVLDTEHVEEASHIESKV; encoded by the coding sequence ATGACCATTGAAGAATATAGGCCAGATCAAAAAAACGTTTCCACTCCGTCTATTGTGAGTGTGGATGACAAGACAACTAATGCTTCTCATATTTCCAATGCTGGTCAAGACAATGTCGACGACTATATTTCCAAGTTCTTGGATATGTCCAATACCGCTAAGGCTGAAGATGAAAGAGATAAAACTATGCCGCTTAAAGAATGTATAAGAACCTTCCCTAAAGCTTGTTTTTGGTCAGTCGTTTTATCAACTGCATTGATTATGGAAGGTTATGATACCAATTTGCTTGCTAGTTTTTATGCATATCAAGGTTTTGCTAAAAAATTTGGTAGATACTACGAAGATTTAGGGGAATATCAAGTCCCTGCCAAGGATCAACTTGGGTTGTCGATGTGTTATCAAACTGGTCAACTAGTCGGTGTTTACATTGGTGCTCATTTGGTCGATATTATTGGTTACAGGTACACTCTTATTCCAGCTTTGGCTTCATCCATTGGGTTAatattcattcaattttttgcaCCAAATGTTAGTGTTTTGATGGTTTCTTATGTGTTGTTAGGGATTAATTGGGGTAGTTATCAAACAGTGTGTGTTTCTTACGCCATGGATATTGCCCCTACCACATTGCGACTTTATCTTACCACCTATATTAACTGTTGTTGGGTGTTCGgacaattgatttcatcTGGGGTCGTTAAAGCAGTGCTGGAAATGACAGATCCTCATGCATACCGTATTGCCTTTGCTATTCAATGGATTTGGCCCATTCCAATTATGACAGGTATCTTTTTTGCTCCTGAGTCACCTTGGTTCTTGGCCAGGAAAGGTCGTTTGGAAGAAGCCAAACATTCGTTGGAACGTTTATTGTCTCAAAATAAACATATCCCAGATAAATCTATTGTTTCACAAAGTATGTTGACAAAAATCCAAATGACtatcaaagaagaagacgcTGTTTCTGCTGGTTCATCTATTATCGAATGTTTTAAAGGAACAAACTTTAGAAGAACTAGAATTGCTGCTTTTACTTGGTTAATTCAAAACATTACCGGTTCAAGTTTGATGGGTTATTCAACATACTTTTACCAAAACGCCGGTGTACCAGTTTCCATGTCATTCAATTTCTcaattattcaatattgTTTAGGAATTCTTGGTACCATTGGATCTTGGTTCTTGTCACAAAAATGTGGTCGTTTCACAATCTACTTTTATGGATTATGTACTATGACTCTTCTTTTGTTGCTTACTGGTGGTATGGGTACTTCCGACAAGAAGTCACTTAGTATGGCCGTTGGTAGTATGCTTTTGGTTTACACATTTGTTTATGATTTAACTATTGGACCAATGTGTTACTGTATTGTTGGTGAGATGCCTTCGTCCAAACTCAGAGCCAAGACAGTGATGTTAGCaagaaatttgtttaatattgCTGGTATTATCATTGCTATCGTAACTCCATACATGTTGAATCCAACTCAGTGGAACTGGAAAGCAAAATCGGCATTCTTATGGGCTGGTTTCGCAATTTTATCAGCTATTTGGGTGTACTTTGAATTGCCAGAAACTAAAGGTAGAACTCTTGCTGAATTAGATAAGATGTTTGAAGATAAAGTCCCAGCaagaaaattcaaatacaCTACTCCAAACACTTTTGATGCCGGTGAAATGATGGAAAAGATGGGTAATACTGGCCTTAAGAGTATTGTTCTTGATACTGAGCATGTTGAGGAAGCATCTCATATCGAATCAAAAGTCTAA